Below is a window of Bacillota bacterium DNA.
GATACGGTAATAGGTCCTGAGACGACCATAAGGGGTTCCCTCTCGGGTGCCGGCGGGGCGAGGGTGGACGGGCGCGTAGAGGGCGAGATAACTTTGGACGGGGACCTGATCATTGGGGAGACGGGCTCGGTACAAGCCGATGTTCGAGCCCGCAATGTAATAGTGGCTGGCGCGGTTCGCGGAAACGTCGAATGTGAAGGTGCCCTCGAACTGGCTTCAACTGGCCAGCTTTACGGAGACGTGAAGGTTCGGTCGCTCAGCGTACGACAGGGGGCCATCCTCTGTGGCAACACGACCATGCCGGGCGAGCCGGGAAGGGATGAAGCCCCCGCCGGCGGCCCCGCAGACCAGGCCACTGCTACGGTAAAGCGGTCCGAATGATCCTTATTGTGCGAACCCGGTCTCGGGGCCGGTCACGCCAATCAGCCCCATGCGGTCCCCTCCTAAGACATAGTTGCGAGGTGGCGAAGGATTGCTATACCGCGATCGAAGGCACGCGGGAAAGATCCTGGCGGAACATCTATCGCCGTACAAGGGCCAACGGGCGCTGGTACTGGCCGTCCCGCGCGGAGGCGTCGTCGTCGGTGACGAGGTGGCCACCGCCCTGGACGCCCAACTGGATGTGGTCATCACGCGAAAGATCGGCGCCCCCGCCCAACCGGAGCTCGCCATAGGCGCGGTGGCTCCGGACGGCACGGTGTTGTGCGACCCGCGGTTGGCAGGTTACTTCAACCTTCCCGAGGACTACATCTCTTCTAAGGCCGAGGAGGAAAGGAAAGAGATCCAGCGTCGACTGGAGCGTTACAGGGAACGGCGACCGCTGCCCGAAATGCGGGGCAGGATACTGATCGTGGTGGACGACGGCATAGCGACCGGCCTTACCATTACGGCCGCCGTGAAATGGTTGCGAGGTAAGGACCCCGCTAGGCTCGTTCTCGCCGTCCCGGTGGCTCCGCCGGAGGCCATATCCAGGCTTAAGAGCGAAGTCGACGAAGTAGTCTGCCCGTACACCCCCGAGCCATTCTTCGCCGTGGGCCAGTTTTACCACGTCTTCGACCAGACGCCCGACGAGGTCGTGGTCTCGATCCTCCAACGGTACGTGCTCCCGCGTCCCGGAGCGCCGGCGGACGAATAAACTCCCTCCTGCAGTGGGAACTCTGGAATCTGTCGATAGAGCGCTCGGCCTCGCACCCGGAAGAGCGTGCACCCACAGGCAGACGAGGGAGGCTAAGCATGAAATGCGGAGGACCCTTACCGTGGCGGTGGAGGAGGGGCTGACCCCTGTAACGGAGGCCCTGAAAGCGGATGGCTATCACGTAGTCGGCCTGGCCCAAGGACTTAACCTTGGCGCGGACTGCTTCGTGGTAACCGGATTAAATCAGGACTTTCTCGGGATGTCGCAGGCATCCGGTACGGTTCCGGTGATAACCGCGGCAGGGCGCAGCCCGGAATCGATAGTGGAGGAAGTTCGTAAGACGCTCGCATGATGGTGCACAGACGCGGCAGGGCCGAAGATAGCGCCGCGATTATCACCTGCGCCATCTTCACCACGATTGAGAGACGCGTGTTCTGGAGGACCACGTATTCCATGAACCCGCCGACGTTAACTGTCCCGGTTATGTGCATATGACCCAGGGGCGGCAGCTTTTTGTTGACCCCCGCGCCAGGCCGTAGGGCCCCGGACGCCAGGGCTATGGAGCCAACTTGCTCCGGTCGCCCCAGCGAGGCATCTACGGCCAGGATGATCGGACGTCGGGCGGCCTCCTCGATGCTCCGCAGCGCTTCCGCCATGTTGCCCGCATGCACAGGAGACTCCAGCGTCCCCAAGACCAGCAACTCCGGAAGGGCCATGGCTTCCATGCCGCTGCCGACCAGTGGCCCCAGAGAGTCGCCCGTTGACCGGTCGCTCCCGACGCACACCACCACGCACCTGTCGCATCCCGCTGCGACGGGGCCTGCTGTCTGCAAGAGCGCCTCGGCCAAGCGTGGCGCCGCATCCTTGTGATCGAACCTAACCCTTTCGATCACCATCGGCGGGCCGGGTGAAGGTATGTCATCGGCGGCGGCGCAGAATCCATAACCGTCAAGGCGTATCCGCCGCCGAGCCAGATAAGCTCTCGTCCGTAGCGAACCGCGCAATGCTAGTCCCTCAGGGTTCATCGCATAAGGGTGTGCTGAGGCCGTCAGGGAAGATATGACCCGAGCCAGGCGAACAGCCTGCAGGTCATAGAGCTTTGGGGTCCTGCCAGCATTTATCGGACACGACCTGATAGCAGTATATAACAGAGATGCAAAAATTATACGGTAGTGAAGGGGAAAGCCAGAGACCTCTTGGAGGCTCGCCCCAATGTACGATATGATAACGGTAACGGGGCGAACGATGGAGTAACGGCGTAGATGCGCCAACCTGACGCGGGTTACACGGGCTTACGAACGAGGCCGGCGACCACAAGGATAGCTTCGTTGGCCGCGGTTGCGGCGTTCACCTGGTTTGCCCAGGATTACTTGGGCGTGGTCGAGGCGTTGCAGGCCGGCCGATACGCGTGGGCGGTCGCCGCGTGCTGGATCCTCCACCTGTGGGCAGGACTCGTCCACGTTGGAGCCGGATTGCCCCGCTCTGGCCCGGGCGTCCTGTTCCTGGAGGATTTCGGGCGAGTCATGCTCGAATATACTGCTTTAGGGGCGGCCTCCGGGCTGGCGATAGCCACGATCAACATGGTCCTGGGAGTCGCCGTGCGGCCGTGGCTCGCTGTTTTGGTGGCCTTCCTGGTGTTGTCGGCATAAGGCGCGGCCCGTATCTTACGACGCTAGAAAACTGCCCTAAAAGCCGGATACGCCAGTGAGCCCCGTGCGATGAACGGCGACTCAAGGCAGTTTCATCGATTGTGTAATGAAAAACGGGCGCGCAAACACCGTCCTGGCGGTTGCACTTCAATGCTTTGGTTTTCGGCAGAATGCGCGGTGCGCCACGGGACTCATATGCGCGCATGTAGGGATTTTGAAGGAGATTCCTAGGCGCGCAACCGCTCGAAAAGCTGTCAGAGCGTACTCACGGGATGTAGGTAGAAGGAGCGCAACAAGCTAAAATGGCAGCTAAGGCATTTGATCTTCTCTGTGCGTTCCTGTTGGTGCGAGGGGCGATCCGCGGCTGGAACCGGGGGTTCACGCTGGTTTTCTTGTCGCTCTTGGCCTCCATCCTGGGTTGCCTCG
It encodes the following:
- a CDS encoding polymer-forming cytoskeletal protein, whose product is DTVIGPETTIRGSLSGAGGARVDGRVEGEITLDGDLIIGETGSVQADVRARNVIVAGAVRGNVECEGALELASTGQLYGDVKVRSLSVRQGAILCGNTTMPGEPGRDEAPAGGPADQATATVKRSE
- a CDS encoding phosphoribosyltransferase family protein yields the protein MLYRDRRHAGKILAEHLSPYKGQRALVLAVPRGGVVVGDEVATALDAQLDVVITRKIGAPAQPELAIGAVAPDGTVLCDPRLAGYFNLPEDYISSKAEEERKEIQRRLERYRERRPLPEMRGRILIVVDDGIATGLTITAAVKWLRGKDPARLVLAVPVAPPEAISRLKSEVDEVVCPYTPEPFFAVGQFYHVFDQTPDEVVVSILQRYVLPRPGAPADE
- a CDS encoding YkuS family protein, yielding MRRTLTVAVEEGLTPVTEALKADGYHVVGLAQGLNLGADCFVVTGLNQDFLGMSQASGTVPVITAAGRSPESIVEEVRKTLA